The following coding sequences are from one Saccopteryx bilineata isolate mSacBil1 chromosome 3, mSacBil1_pri_phased_curated, whole genome shotgun sequence window:
- the TMEM145 gene encoding transmembrane protein 145 isoform X3, which produces MEPPRAPALRRLLPPLLLLLLLLLPLIPSARAKYVRGNLSSKEDWVFLTRFCFLSDYGRLDFRFRYPEAKCCQNILLYFDDPSQWPAVYKAGDKDCLAKESVIRPENNQVINLTTQYAWSGCQVVSEEGTRYLSCSSGRSFRSVRERWWYIALSKCGGDGLQLEYEMVLTNGKSFWTRHFSADEFGILETDVTFLLIFILIFVLSCYFGYLLKSRQLLHTTYKMFMAAAGVEVLSLLFFCIYWGQYATDGIGNESLKILAKLLFSSSFLIFLLMLILLGKGFTVTRGRISHSGSVKLSVYMTLYTLTHVVLLIYEAKFFDPGQVLYTYESPAGYGLIGLQVAAYVWFCYAVLVSLRHFPEKQPFYVPFFAAYTLWFFAVPVMALIANFGIPKWAREKIVNGIQLGIHLYAHGVFLIMTRPSAANKNFPYHVRTSQIASACAPGPGRSESADKAFPQHVYGNVTFISDSVPNFTELFSIPPPASSPLPRAAPDSGLPLFRDLRPPGPLRDL; this is translated from the exons ATGGAACCCCCGCGCGCGCCCGCTCTGCGCCGCTTGCTGCcgccactgctgctgctgctgctgctactgctgccactgatccccagcgcccgggccaagtaCGTGCGGGGCAACCTCAGCTCCAAAGAG GACTGGGTGTTCCTGACAAGATTTTGCTTCCTCTCGGATTATGGACGACTGGACTTTCGTTTCCGATACCCTGAG GCCAAGTGCTGTCAGAACATTCTCCTCTATTTCGACGACCCATCCCAGTGGCCAGCTGTGTACAAGGCAGGGGACAAG GACTGCCTGGCAAAAGAGTCAGTGATCAGGCCTGAGAACAACCAGGTCATCAACCTTACCACCCAatatgcctggtcaggctgtcag GTGGTGTCAGAGGAAGGAACCCGCTACCTGAGCTGCTCCAGCGGCCGCAGCTTCCGCTCAGTGCGTGAAAGGTGGTGGTACATTGCACTCAGCAAGTGTGGG GGAGATGGACTGCAGCTGGAGTATGAGATGGTTCTCACCAATGGCAAGTCCTTCTGGACGCGGCATTTCTCCGCTGATGAGTTTG GGATCCTGGAGACAGATGTGACTTTTCTCCTCATCTTCATCCTCATCTTCGTCCTTTCCTGTTACTTTGGAT ATTTGCTGAAAAGTCGTCAGTTGCTCCACACaacttataaaatgtttatgGCTGCAGCAGGAGTGGAGG TTCTGAGTCTcctgtttttctgcatctactgggGCCAGTATGCCACTGATGGCATTGGCAATGAGAGTCTGAAGATCTTGG CCAAGCTGCTCTTCTCCTCCAGCTTCCTCATCTTCCTGCTGATGCTCATCCTTCTGGGGAAGGGATTCACAGTGACACG GGGCCGAATCAGCCACTCAGGCTCCGTGAAATTGTCTGTCTACATGACCCTGTACACTCTTACCCATGTGGTGCTGCTCATCTATGAGGCCAAG TTCTTTGACCCGGGCCAGGTACTGTACACGTATGAGTCGCCGGCAGGCTACGGGCTCATCGGGCTGCAGGTGGCGGCTTACGTGTGGTTCTGCTATGCTGTGCTTGTCTCCTTGCGCCACTTCCCGGAGAAGCAGCCCTTTTATGTGCCCTTCTTTGCTGCCTACACCCTCTG GTTCTTTGCAGTCCCTGTCATGGCCCTGATTGCCAACTTTGGGATCCCCAAGTGGGCTCGGGAGAAGATTGTCAATGGTATCCAGCTGGGGATCCATTTGTATGCCCATGGCGTGTTCCTG ATCATGACGCGCCCCTCAGCGGCCAACAAGAACTTCCCCTACCACGTGCGCACATCGCAGATTGCCTCGGCCTGTGCCCCCGGCCCCGGACGGAGCGAATCGGCGGACAAGGCATTCCCGCAACACGTCTATGGGAACGTGACGTTCATCAGCGACTCGGTGCCCAACTTCACGGAGCTCTTCTCCATCCCCCCGCCCGCCTCCTCC cccctgccccGAGCGGCTCCGGATTCTGGGCTCCCGCTGTTCCGTGATCTCCGGCCCCCTGGCCCCCTCCGAGACCTCTGA
- the TMEM145 gene encoding transmembrane protein 145 isoform X1, translating to MEPPRAPALRRLLPPLLLLLLLLLPLIPSARAKYVRGNLSSKEDWVFLTRFCFLSDYGRLDFRFRYPEAKCCQNILLYFDDPSQWPAVYKAGDKDCLAKESVIRPENNQVINLTTQYAWSGCQVVSEEGTRYLSCSSGRSFRSVRERWWYIALSKCGGDGLQLEYEMVLTNGKSFWTRHFSADEFGILETDVTFLLIFILIFVLSCYFGYLLKSRQLLHTTYKMFMAAAGVEVLSLLFFCIYWGQYATDGIGNESLKILAKLLFSSSFLIFLLMLILLGKGFTVTRGRISHSGSVKLSVYMTLYTLTHVVLLIYEAKFFDPGQVLYTYESPAGYGLIGLQVAAYVWFCYAVLVSLRHFPEKQPFYVPFFAAYTLWFFAVPVMALIANFGIPKWAREKIVNGIQLGIHLYAHGVFLIMTRPSAANKNFPYHVRTSQIASACAPGPGRSESADKAFPQHVYGNVTFISDSVPNFTELFSIPPPASSVSPAPPAPEELLAPPLEYLTPLPAPPPPPSPRRLSPPPAFRTPRAPTPRRDRPPAPAPTLPDWVLALLRTPPQTLRAVPPPLAFRSSPPLPPPPREFALRTPTPPLEYLAPLPRRPTTRSFPE from the exons ATGGAACCCCCGCGCGCGCCCGCTCTGCGCCGCTTGCTGCcgccactgctgctgctgctgctgctactgctgccactgatccccagcgcccgggccaagtaCGTGCGGGGCAACCTCAGCTCCAAAGAG GACTGGGTGTTCCTGACAAGATTTTGCTTCCTCTCGGATTATGGACGACTGGACTTTCGTTTCCGATACCCTGAG GCCAAGTGCTGTCAGAACATTCTCCTCTATTTCGACGACCCATCCCAGTGGCCAGCTGTGTACAAGGCAGGGGACAAG GACTGCCTGGCAAAAGAGTCAGTGATCAGGCCTGAGAACAACCAGGTCATCAACCTTACCACCCAatatgcctggtcaggctgtcag GTGGTGTCAGAGGAAGGAACCCGCTACCTGAGCTGCTCCAGCGGCCGCAGCTTCCGCTCAGTGCGTGAAAGGTGGTGGTACATTGCACTCAGCAAGTGTGGG GGAGATGGACTGCAGCTGGAGTATGAGATGGTTCTCACCAATGGCAAGTCCTTCTGGACGCGGCATTTCTCCGCTGATGAGTTTG GGATCCTGGAGACAGATGTGACTTTTCTCCTCATCTTCATCCTCATCTTCGTCCTTTCCTGTTACTTTGGAT ATTTGCTGAAAAGTCGTCAGTTGCTCCACACaacttataaaatgtttatgGCTGCAGCAGGAGTGGAGG TTCTGAGTCTcctgtttttctgcatctactgggGCCAGTATGCCACTGATGGCATTGGCAATGAGAGTCTGAAGATCTTGG CCAAGCTGCTCTTCTCCTCCAGCTTCCTCATCTTCCTGCTGATGCTCATCCTTCTGGGGAAGGGATTCACAGTGACACG GGGCCGAATCAGCCACTCAGGCTCCGTGAAATTGTCTGTCTACATGACCCTGTACACTCTTACCCATGTGGTGCTGCTCATCTATGAGGCCAAG TTCTTTGACCCGGGCCAGGTACTGTACACGTATGAGTCGCCGGCAGGCTACGGGCTCATCGGGCTGCAGGTGGCGGCTTACGTGTGGTTCTGCTATGCTGTGCTTGTCTCCTTGCGCCACTTCCCGGAGAAGCAGCCCTTTTATGTGCCCTTCTTTGCTGCCTACACCCTCTG GTTCTTTGCAGTCCCTGTCATGGCCCTGATTGCCAACTTTGGGATCCCCAAGTGGGCTCGGGAGAAGATTGTCAATGGTATCCAGCTGGGGATCCATTTGTATGCCCATGGCGTGTTCCTG ATCATGACGCGCCCCTCAGCGGCCAACAAGAACTTCCCCTACCACGTGCGCACATCGCAGATTGCCTCGGCCTGTGCCCCCGGCCCCGGACGGAGCGAATCGGCGGACAAGGCATTCCCGCAACACGTCTATGGGAACGTGACGTTCATCAGCGACTCGGTGCCCAACTTCACGGAGCTCTTCTCCATCCCCCCGCCCGCCTCCTCCGTAAGCCCCGCGCCCCCGGCGCCCGAGGAGCTGCTGGCGCCGCCCCTGGAGTATCTGACCCCGCTCCCGGCCCCGCCGCCGCCCCCCTCACCCAGGCGCCTGAGCCCACCCCCTGCCTTTCGCACCCCTCGCGCCCCGACGCCGCGCCGTGACCGTCCCCCGGCGCCCGCGCCCACCCTGCCAGACTGGGTCCTGGCGCTGTTGCGCACGCCCCCGCAGACACTACGTGCGGTGCCCCCGCCGCTTGCCTTCCGCAGTTCGCCCCCGCTTCCCCCGCCGCCGCGGGAGTTCGCATTGCGCACCCCGACGCCACCCCTCGAGTATCTTGCCCCGCTGCCAAGGCGCCCCACCACCCGCTCCTTCCCAGAATGA
- the PRR19 gene encoding proline-rich protein 19 isoform X1 has translation MDPRGPAPQSFQKAEKPGRVRRRKTRRERNKALLGSRQQLAHQDSSVASRNSPMGLQHPAASTAPKFMVITQGRLSREHWGLFNHEVKSLDVARLLSNGSLEPGTPTLPTKTAPSPGRAHKPAPQTRGKENQVPRDLGAGQSSPPELPGLGQLLGELQCHLILPQAFPRRNLVQEARDAIVGTLQACHGCVPDLTLVLRDCQPPLSGIKPGDPERRRINIPEQAPEEGRQRRIWGTKEFAFAMPDTSNTPTAHRESLAPKGPWPLTLPSLPSPSAVAWGPPTAFDLLKSIWLVATPPPSQSCGVGPPQPLPQPPSHLLPQTSALDWSPSPSVPQHSLSWTVAQSSPESWSFPPMKLY, from the exons ATGGACCCCCGGGGGCCAGCCCCCCAATCTTTCCAGAAAGCTGAGAAACCTGGTCGGGTCCGCCGTCGGAAGACCAGGCGGGAGCGTAACAAGGCCTTGTTGGGCAGCCGCCAGCAATTAGCCCATCAGGATTCTTCTGTGGCCAGTCGAAATTCACCCATGGGCCTCCAGCATCCTGCAGCTTCTACTGCCCCCAAGTTCATGGTCATAACCCAGGGTCGGCTAAGCCGAGAGCACTGGGGTCTCTTTAACCATGAGGTGAAATCTCTGGATGTGGCACGGCTGCTTAGCAATGGGTCCCTGGAGCCAGGCACCCCCACACTACCCACCAAGACTGCCCCAAGCCCAGGCAGGGCTCATAAACCAGCCCCACAAACAAGAGGCAAGGAGAATCAGGTACCTAGAGACTTGGGTGCAGGCCAATCTAGTCCCCCAGAGCTCCCAGGCTTGGGGCAGCTGCTGGGGGAGCTGCAGTGCCACCTGATTCTGCCACAGGCCTTCCCCAGGAGGAATCTAGTGCAAGAGGCCAGGGATGCCATTGTGGGTACCTTACAGGCCTGCCATGGCTGTGTACCTGACCTTACCCTGGTGCTCCGGGACTGCCAGCCACCCTTATCAG GGATCAAGCCTGGGGACCCTGAGAGACGAAGGATCAATATACCTGAGCAGGCTCCAGAagaaggaaggcagaggaggaTATGGGGAACAAAGGAATTCGCCTTTGCCATGCCTGACACCTCCAACACTCCCACTGCACACAGAGAGAGCTTGGCACCAAAAGGTCCTTGGCCACTTACATTGCCCTCGTTGCCTTCCCCGTCTGCAGTGGCCTGGGGTCCCCCAACAGCATTTGACCTGCTGAAAAGCATCTGGCTGGTAGCCACACCACCACCCTCCCAGTCCTGTGGGGTTGGCCCACCACAGCCCCTGCCTCAGCCACCATCCCACTTGTTGCCCCAAACCTCTGCCCTGGACTGGagtcccagcccctctgtccCACAGCACAGCCTCTCCTGGACTGTGGCCCAGAGCAGCCCAGAGTCCTGGTCTTTTCCACCCATGAAACTGTACTAA
- the TMEM145 gene encoding transmembrane protein 145 isoform X4: MEPPRAPALRRLLPPLLLLLLLLLPLIPSARAKYVRGNLSSKEDWVFLTRFCFLSDYGRLDFRFRYPEAKCCQNILLYFDDPSQWPAVYKAGDKDCLAKESVIRPENNQVINLTTQYAWSGCQVVSEEGTRYLSCSSGRSFRSVRERWWYIALSKCGGDGLQLEYEMVLTNGKSFWTRHFSADEFGILETDVTFLLIFILIFVLSCYFGYLLKSRQLLHTTYKMFMAAAGVEVLSLLFFCIYWGQYATDGIGNESLKILAKLLFSSSFLIFLLMLILLGKGFTVTRGRISHSGSVKLSVYMTLYTLTHVVLLIYEAKVLCSPCHGPDCQLWDPQVGSGEDCQWYPAGDPFVCPWRVPDHDAPLSGQQELPLPRAHIADCLGLCPRPRTERIGGQGIPATRLWERDVHQRLGAQLHGALLHPPARLLRREAGGGDGGGGGGGPKGPRGDQGRARRGLPAPSRSVPQGGRPELGWLDAALPAVGAPDGVAAHRLH; the protein is encoded by the exons ATGGAACCCCCGCGCGCGCCCGCTCTGCGCCGCTTGCTGCcgccactgctgctgctgctgctgctactgctgccactgatccccagcgcccgggccaagtaCGTGCGGGGCAACCTCAGCTCCAAAGAG GACTGGGTGTTCCTGACAAGATTTTGCTTCCTCTCGGATTATGGACGACTGGACTTTCGTTTCCGATACCCTGAG GCCAAGTGCTGTCAGAACATTCTCCTCTATTTCGACGACCCATCCCAGTGGCCAGCTGTGTACAAGGCAGGGGACAAG GACTGCCTGGCAAAAGAGTCAGTGATCAGGCCTGAGAACAACCAGGTCATCAACCTTACCACCCAatatgcctggtcaggctgtcag GTGGTGTCAGAGGAAGGAACCCGCTACCTGAGCTGCTCCAGCGGCCGCAGCTTCCGCTCAGTGCGTGAAAGGTGGTGGTACATTGCACTCAGCAAGTGTGGG GGAGATGGACTGCAGCTGGAGTATGAGATGGTTCTCACCAATGGCAAGTCCTTCTGGACGCGGCATTTCTCCGCTGATGAGTTTG GGATCCTGGAGACAGATGTGACTTTTCTCCTCATCTTCATCCTCATCTTCGTCCTTTCCTGTTACTTTGGAT ATTTGCTGAAAAGTCGTCAGTTGCTCCACACaacttataaaatgtttatgGCTGCAGCAGGAGTGGAGG TTCTGAGTCTcctgtttttctgcatctactgggGCCAGTATGCCACTGATGGCATTGGCAATGAGAGTCTGAAGATCTTGG CCAAGCTGCTCTTCTCCTCCAGCTTCCTCATCTTCCTGCTGATGCTCATCCTTCTGGGGAAGGGATTCACAGTGACACG GGGCCGAATCAGCCACTCAGGCTCCGTGAAATTGTCTGTCTACATGACCCTGTACACTCTTACCCATGTGGTGCTGCTCATCTATGAGGCCAAG GTTCTTTGCAGTCCCTGTCATGGCCCTGATTGCCAACTTTGGGATCCCCAAGTGGGCTCGGGAGAAGATTGTCAATGGTATCCAGCTGGGGATCCATTTGTATGCCCATGGCGTGTTCCTG ATCATGACGCGCCCCTCAGCGGCCAACAAGAACTTCCCCTACCACGTGCGCACATCGCAGATTGCCTCGGCCTGTGCCCCCGGCCCCGGACGGAGCGAATCGGCGGACAAGGCATTCCCGCAACACGTCTATGGGAACGTGACGTTCATCAGCGACTCGGTGCCCAACTTCACGGAGCTCTTCTCCATCCCCCCGCCCGCCTCCTCC GCCGGGAAGCAGGTGGAGGAgacggcggtggcggcggcggcggccccaAGGGGCCGCGTGGTGACCAAGGCCGAGCCCGGCGcggcctccccgccccctcccgctCAGTTCCCCAAGGTGGCCGACCCGAGCTGGGATGGCTCGACGCCGCCCTACCAGCCGTTGGTGCCCCAGACGGCGTCGCCGCACACCGGCTTCACTGA
- the PRR19 gene encoding proline-rich protein 19 isoform X2, whose protein sequence is MDPRGPAPQSFQKAEKPGRVRRRKTRRERNKALLGSRQQLAHQDSSVASRNSPMGLQHPAASTAPKFMVITQGRLSREHWGLFNHEVKSLDVARLLSNGSLEPGTPTLPTKTAPSPGRAHKPAPQTRGKENQAFPRRNLVQEARDAIVGTLQACHGCVPDLTLVLRDCQPPLSGIKPGDPERRRINIPEQAPEEGRQRRIWGTKEFAFAMPDTSNTPTAHRESLAPKGPWPLTLPSLPSPSAVAWGPPTAFDLLKSIWLVATPPPSQSCGVGPPQPLPQPPSHLLPQTSALDWSPSPSVPQHSLSWTVAQSSPESWSFPPMKLY, encoded by the exons ATGGACCCCCGGGGGCCAGCCCCCCAATCTTTCCAGAAAGCTGAGAAACCTGGTCGGGTCCGCCGTCGGAAGACCAGGCGGGAGCGTAACAAGGCCTTGTTGGGCAGCCGCCAGCAATTAGCCCATCAGGATTCTTCTGTGGCCAGTCGAAATTCACCCATGGGCCTCCAGCATCCTGCAGCTTCTACTGCCCCCAAGTTCATGGTCATAACCCAGGGTCGGCTAAGCCGAGAGCACTGGGGTCTCTTTAACCATGAGGTGAAATCTCTGGATGTGGCACGGCTGCTTAGCAATGGGTCCCTGGAGCCAGGCACCCCCACACTACCCACCAAGACTGCCCCAAGCCCAGGCAGGGCTCATAAACCAGCCCCACAAACAAGAGGCAAGGAGAATCAG GCCTTCCCCAGGAGGAATCTAGTGCAAGAGGCCAGGGATGCCATTGTGGGTACCTTACAGGCCTGCCATGGCTGTGTACCTGACCTTACCCTGGTGCTCCGGGACTGCCAGCCACCCTTATCAG GGATCAAGCCTGGGGACCCTGAGAGACGAAGGATCAATATACCTGAGCAGGCTCCAGAagaaggaaggcagaggaggaTATGGGGAACAAAGGAATTCGCCTTTGCCATGCCTGACACCTCCAACACTCCCACTGCACACAGAGAGAGCTTGGCACCAAAAGGTCCTTGGCCACTTACATTGCCCTCGTTGCCTTCCCCGTCTGCAGTGGCCTGGGGTCCCCCAACAGCATTTGACCTGCTGAAAAGCATCTGGCTGGTAGCCACACCACCACCCTCCCAGTCCTGTGGGGTTGGCCCACCACAGCCCCTGCCTCAGCCACCATCCCACTTGTTGCCCCAAACCTCTGCCCTGGACTGGagtcccagcccctctgtccCACAGCACAGCCTCTCCTGGACTGTGGCCCAGAGCAGCCCAGAGTCCTGGTCTTTTCCACCCATGAAACTGTACTAA
- the TMEM145 gene encoding transmembrane protein 145 isoform X2, protein MEPPRAPALRRLLPPLLLLLLLLLPLIPSARAKYVRGNLSSKEDWVFLTRFCFLSDYGRLDFRFRYPEAKCCQNILLYFDDPSQWPAVYKAGDKDCLAKESVIRPENNQVINLTTQYAWSGCQVVSEEGTRYLSCSSGRSFRSVRERWWYIALSKCGGDGLQLEYEMVLTNGKSFWTRHFSADEFGILETDVTFLLIFILIFVLSCYFGYLLKSRQLLHTTYKMFMAAAGVEVLSLLFFCIYWGQYATDGIGNESLKILAKLLFSSSFLIFLLMLILLGKGFTVTRGRISHSGSVKLSVYMTLYTLTHVVLLIYEAKFFDPGQVLYTYESPAGYGLIGLQVAAYVWFCYAVLVSLRHFPEKQPFYVPFFAAYTLWFFAVPVMALIANFGIPKWAREKIVNGIQLGIHLYAHGVFLIMTRPSAANKNFPYHVRTSQIASACAPGPGRSESADKAFPQHVYGNVTFISDSVPNFTELFSIPPPASSAGKQVEETAVAAAAAPRGRVVTKAEPGAASPPPPAQFPKVADPSWDGSTPPYQPLVPQTASPHTGFTEYFSMRTAGGTAPPV, encoded by the exons ATGGAACCCCCGCGCGCGCCCGCTCTGCGCCGCTTGCTGCcgccactgctgctgctgctgctgctactgctgccactgatccccagcgcccgggccaagtaCGTGCGGGGCAACCTCAGCTCCAAAGAG GACTGGGTGTTCCTGACAAGATTTTGCTTCCTCTCGGATTATGGACGACTGGACTTTCGTTTCCGATACCCTGAG GCCAAGTGCTGTCAGAACATTCTCCTCTATTTCGACGACCCATCCCAGTGGCCAGCTGTGTACAAGGCAGGGGACAAG GACTGCCTGGCAAAAGAGTCAGTGATCAGGCCTGAGAACAACCAGGTCATCAACCTTACCACCCAatatgcctggtcaggctgtcag GTGGTGTCAGAGGAAGGAACCCGCTACCTGAGCTGCTCCAGCGGCCGCAGCTTCCGCTCAGTGCGTGAAAGGTGGTGGTACATTGCACTCAGCAAGTGTGGG GGAGATGGACTGCAGCTGGAGTATGAGATGGTTCTCACCAATGGCAAGTCCTTCTGGACGCGGCATTTCTCCGCTGATGAGTTTG GGATCCTGGAGACAGATGTGACTTTTCTCCTCATCTTCATCCTCATCTTCGTCCTTTCCTGTTACTTTGGAT ATTTGCTGAAAAGTCGTCAGTTGCTCCACACaacttataaaatgtttatgGCTGCAGCAGGAGTGGAGG TTCTGAGTCTcctgtttttctgcatctactgggGCCAGTATGCCACTGATGGCATTGGCAATGAGAGTCTGAAGATCTTGG CCAAGCTGCTCTTCTCCTCCAGCTTCCTCATCTTCCTGCTGATGCTCATCCTTCTGGGGAAGGGATTCACAGTGACACG GGGCCGAATCAGCCACTCAGGCTCCGTGAAATTGTCTGTCTACATGACCCTGTACACTCTTACCCATGTGGTGCTGCTCATCTATGAGGCCAAG TTCTTTGACCCGGGCCAGGTACTGTACACGTATGAGTCGCCGGCAGGCTACGGGCTCATCGGGCTGCAGGTGGCGGCTTACGTGTGGTTCTGCTATGCTGTGCTTGTCTCCTTGCGCCACTTCCCGGAGAAGCAGCCCTTTTATGTGCCCTTCTTTGCTGCCTACACCCTCTG GTTCTTTGCAGTCCCTGTCATGGCCCTGATTGCCAACTTTGGGATCCCCAAGTGGGCTCGGGAGAAGATTGTCAATGGTATCCAGCTGGGGATCCATTTGTATGCCCATGGCGTGTTCCTG ATCATGACGCGCCCCTCAGCGGCCAACAAGAACTTCCCCTACCACGTGCGCACATCGCAGATTGCCTCGGCCTGTGCCCCCGGCCCCGGACGGAGCGAATCGGCGGACAAGGCATTCCCGCAACACGTCTATGGGAACGTGACGTTCATCAGCGACTCGGTGCCCAACTTCACGGAGCTCTTCTCCATCCCCCCGCCCGCCTCCTCC GCCGGGAAGCAGGTGGAGGAgacggcggtggcggcggcggcggccccaAGGGGCCGCGTGGTGACCAAGGCCGAGCCCGGCGcggcctccccgccccctcccgctCAGTTCCCCAAGGTGGCCGACCCGAGCTGGGATGGCTCGACGCCGCCCTACCAGCCGTTGGTGCCCCAGACGGCGTCGCCGCACACCGGCTTCACTGAATACTTCAGCATGCGCACGGCCGGGGGCACCGCACCCCCGGTCTAA